In Lotus japonicus ecotype B-129 chromosome 5, LjGifu_v1.2, one genomic interval encodes:
- the LOC130717898 gene encoding U-box domain-containing protein 3-like isoform X1, with protein MQIGQTDTASVRCLVNSISRFIHLVSCQTVKSVPFQKICNNMVGVLKRLKPVLDDVTDYKISLDENLCKACEQLDLRVNEARDVIEKWGPKMSKIHSVLQSGTLLIKLQSTSLDICHMIVRSLPSPPSASVLANLQLYIQEVQCLKKETAMVYIEEALRKQRDNMEPCREHLKQIIELLNLTSDQELLKECIAVEKERLNAEVNKMKGDMVEINEIVNLVRNVCDYVMTTECPVIKSGVSVPSYFRCPLSSELMLDPVIVASGQTYERQSIQKWLDHGLTVCPRTRQTLAHSILTPNYTVKAMIAKWCEENNIKLFSNSEHNNSARITSPSNCLLPQDGFGSSPSSNSISRSSLQTVNSFEKQKGDNSFRLRGEYNGCQRETTEKCEQQSPYIHSRSDSLSSSISSTDCLLAVSKDVSGISNKLQNVYVLSGEIINVCHASPGQKQSGISPWLSGKQFEIPGSNVGARENGNNYNSNTNDSRARVDSHPVLNSGSDELTTSSHVNKLIEELHSQSIEAQTTAAEELRLLTKNNMENRIIVGKCGAVTPLISLLYSDVKIIQVHAVTALLNLSISEDNKALIMEAGAIEPLIHVLKTGNDGAKENSAAALFSLSVMENNKAKIGRSGAVKALVDLLASGTLRGKKDAATALFNLSIFHENKARIVQAGAVKFLVQLMNTADGMVDKAVALLSNLSTITEGRSEIAREGGIPLLVEIIESGSQRGKENAASILLQLCLHSSKFCTLVLQEGAVPPLVALSQSGTPRAKEKAQQLLSHFRNQREGATGKGKT; from the exons ATGCAAATAG GTCAAACGGATACAGCATCAGTGAGATGTCTTGTCAACAGCATTTCTCGATTCATTCACCTGGTTTCTTGCCAAACAGTGAAATCTGTGCCCTTTCAGAAGATCTGTAATAATATGGTTGGGGTATTAAAGCGCTTGAAGCCGGTGCTTGATGACGTTACAGATTACAAAATTTCTTTAGATGAAAATCTATGTAAAGCGTGTGAACAATTGGATTTACGGGTTAATGAAGCTAGAGATGTCATAGAAAAATGGGGTCCAAAAATGAGCAAGATTCACAGT GTTTTGCAAAGTGGGACATTGTTGATCAAGTTGCAGAGCACTTCACTTGATATTTGTCACATGATAGTTAGATCCTTACCATCACCACCATCTGCATCAGTTTTGGCTAATCTTCAG CTCTATATCCAGGAAGTTCAGTGTCTCAAGAAGGAAACAGCAATGGTCTATATAGAAGAAGCGCTAAGAAAACAAAGAGATAATATGGAACCTTGCCGTGAACATCTAAAACAAATTATTGAGTTACTTAACTTGACTTCAGACCAGGAGCTTTTGAAAGAATGTATTGCTGTGGAAAAGGAAAGGTTGAACGCTGAAGTCAATAAAATGAAAGGGGACATGGTAGAAATTAATGAAATCGTAAATCTTGTCCGCAATGTATGTGATTATGTCATGACAACTGAGTGCCCTGTAATCAAGAGTGGTGTCTCAGTCCCTTCATACTTCCGCTGTCCATTATCTTCGGAACTCATGCTGGATCCTGTTATTGTGGCTTCAGGTCAAACATATGAGAGGCAATCCATCCAAAAGTGGCTTGATCATGGGCTAACTGTTTGTCCCAGGACTCGTCAGACACTTGCTCATTCAATTCTTACTCCCAATTATACTGTCAAAGCTATGATAGCGAAGTGGTGCGAGGAAAATAATATCAAACTTTTCTCTAACTCTGAGCATAATAATTCTGCCCGTATCACATCCCCCTCAAATTGTTTATTGCCTCAAGATGGTTTTGGCTCTTCACCAAGCAGCAATTCAATTTCAAGATCATCTCTTCAAACTGTAAATTCATTTGAGAAACAAAAGGGTGATAACTCTTTCAGATTACGTGGAGAATACAATGGATGCCAAAGGGAAACAACAGAAAAGTGTGAGCAACAATCCCCCTATATTCATAGTAGAAGTGATTCATTATCCAGTTCAATTTCTAGTACTGATTGTCTGCTTGCAGTTTCAAAAGACGTCTCAGGGATATCCAATAAGCTTCAGAATGTGTATGTATTGTCTGGAGAAATCATAAATGTGTGTCATGCTTCTCCTGGCCAAAAACAATCAGGGATATCTCCTTGGTTATCTGGAAAGCAATTTGAAATCCCTGGATCAAATGTAGGAGCACGGGAGAATGGAAATAATTATAATAGTAATACCAATGATAGTCGCGCAAGAGTTGATTCCCATCCTGTTTTGAATTCAGGATCAGATGAATTAACCACCTCATCTCATGTCAATAAATTGATTGAAGAACTTCACAGCCAATCAATTGAAGCACAAACTACTGCTGCAGAAGAATTGAGGCTCCTTACAAAGAATAACATGGAAAATCGTATCATTGTAGGGAAGTGTGGGGCTGTAACGCCATTAATTTCTCTGCTATATTCAGACGTGAAGATAATACAAGTACATGCTGTGACAGCTCTGCTGAATTTGTCAATTAGTGAAGACAACAAGGCCTTGATTATGGAGGCAGGAGCCATAGAACCTCTTATCCATGTTTTGAAGACAGGAAATGATGGAGCCAAGGAAAATTCTGCGGCAGCTCTATTCAGCCTCTCTGTAATGGAGAACAATAAGGCAAAAATTGGCCGTTCTGGTGCAGTTAAAGCTTTGGTGGATCTTCTCGCCTCAGGAACTCTCAGAGGAAAGAAGGATGCTGCTACTGCTTTATTTAACCTTTCAATATTTCACGAGAATAAAGCTCGCATAGTTCAAGCTGGAGCTGTGAAATTTCTGGTCCAGTTAATGAATACTGCTGATGGAATGGTGGACAAGGCTGTGGCACTTCTGTCAAACCTGTCAACAATAACCGAGGGCCGATCAGAAATTGCTAGGGAAGGTGGCATCCCCTTACTAGTTGAGATTATTGAATCAGGTTCTCAGAGAGGAAAGGAAAATGCTGCCTCCATTCTCTTGCAATTATGCCTTCATAGTTCCAAGTTCTGTACTCTAGTTTTGCAAGAAGGAGCTGTACCTCCGTTAGTTGCGTTATCTCAATCTGGTACACCAAGGGCAAAGGAAAAG GCACAACAGCTTCTCAGTCATTTTCGTAATCAGCGGGAAGGAGCTACTGGGAAGGGAAAAACATGA
- the LOC130720369 gene encoding rho-N domain-containing protein 1, chloroplastic-like, with product MMSVPCCLTMSQTLHLLVAKNLGCGMAEGKCLPCSGVSGRTAAVYSCPSLGHHRIHSRVKIRGLKRGFVGASVVCEATRRNPDFSRSNRQGGVSRNRNRSNGGRDSFENFEDDMLSSKNGPLVSLSSSPKFQATSAPGPREKEIVELFRKVQARLRERAASKEEKKAEASRDHGREKNTVDSLLKLLKKHSAEQGKRDNGGGRGKDLSSDHLQEHNQHDGAQISKISDLDNSPKVESEEANISFTPRPRSSFQRRSPVPRVKYQPVSDKEEDFNVVPVDSGNNENNQDQIDLKLDDEPELESDSESDLDPKDELFFPDIGIAELSEDDSHGSEQNDNDESVEEQEVVQHDDLSALKVTELRALAKSRGVKGFSKMKKGELLELLTVS from the exons ATGATGAGTGTTCCGTGTTGCCTAACAATGTCGCAAACGTTGCATCTCCTCGTCGCCAAGAACCTTG GTTGTGGAATGGCAGAAGGCAAGTGTCTCCCATGTTCGGGTGTTTCTGGAAGAACAGCTGCTGTATATTCATGCCCTTCTCTAGGTCATCACAGAATTCATTCACGTGTCAAAATTAGAGGACTGAAGCGTGGTTTTGTCGGTGCATCTGTTGTATGTGAAGCAACAAGGAGGAACCCTGATTTCTCAAGGTCAAACAGACAGGGAGGGGTCTCCAGAAATAGGAACAGGAGCAATGGTGGGAGAGATAGCTTTGAGAATTTTGAAGATGATATGTTATCTTCAAAAAATGGACCATTGGTATCTCTTTCCTCCTCGCCGAAATTCCAGGCAACTTCAGCCCCTGGccctagagagaaagagattgTTGAACTATTTAGGAAAGTTCAGGCTCGGCTGCGTGAGAGGGCTGCTagcaaagaagaaaagaaagctgAAGCATCCCGAGATCATGGTAGAGAGAAAAATACTGTAGATTCACTTCTCAAGTTACTGAAGAAACATTCAGCTGAGCAAGGAAAGAGAGACAATGGAGGTGGTAGAGGAAAAGATCTGAGTTCAGACCACTTGCAGGAACATAACCAACATGATGGAGCACAAATCTCTAAAATTTCTGATTTGGATAATTCTCCAAAGGTTGAGTCCGAAGAAGCCAACATCTCCTTCACACCTAGGCCTCGGTCAAGTTTCCAAAGAAGGTCTCCTGTTCCTCGTGTGAAGTACCAGCCTGTCTCTGATAAAGAAGAAGATTTTAATGTAGTGCCAGTAGACAGCGGGAATAATGAGAATAACCAGGATCAAATAGATTTGAAACTTGATGATGAACCTGAGCTTGAGTCTGACTCTGAATCCGATCTTGATCCAAAGGATGAGCTGTTCTTCCCAGATATAGGGATTGCTGAATTGTCAGAGGATGATTCTCATGGTTCTGAACAAAATGATAATGATGAGAGTGTGGAGGAGCAGGAAGTGGTTCAACATGATGATTTGAGTGCACTGAAGGTCACTGAATTGAGGGCACTTGCAAAGTCTCGCGGCGTAAAAGGGTTCTCAAAAATGAAGAAGGGTGAGCTCTTGGAGTTACTTACTGTGAGCTGA
- the LOC130717898 gene encoding U-box domain-containing protein 3-like isoform X2, translating to MQIGQTDTASVRCLVNSISRFIHLVSCQTVKSVPFQKICNNMVGVLKRLKPVLDDVTDYKISLDENLCKACEQLDLRVNEARDVIEKWGPKMSKIHSVLQSGTLLIKLQSTSLDICHMIVRSLPSPPSASVLANLQLYIQEVQCLKKETAMVYIEEALRKQRDNMEPCREHLKQIIELLNLTSDQELLKECIAVEKERLNAEVNKMKGDMVEINEIVNLVRNVCDYVMTTECPVIKSGVSVPSYFRCPLSSELMLDPVIVASGQTYERQSIQKWLDHGLTVCPRTRQTLAHSILTPNYTVKAMIAKWCEENNIKLFSNSEHNNSARITSPSNCLLPQDGFGSSPSSNSISRSSLQTVNSFEKQKGDNSFRLRGEYNGCQRETTEKFSKDVSGISNKLQNVYVLSGEIINVCHASPGQKQSGISPWLSGKQFEIPGSNVGARENGNNYNSNTNDSRARVDSHPVLNSGSDELTTSSHVNKLIEELHSQSIEAQTTAAEELRLLTKNNMENRIIVGKCGAVTPLISLLYSDVKIIQVHAVTALLNLSISEDNKALIMEAGAIEPLIHVLKTGNDGAKENSAAALFSLSVMENNKAKIGRSGAVKALVDLLASGTLRGKKDAATALFNLSIFHENKARIVQAGAVKFLVQLMNTADGMVDKAVALLSNLSTITEGRSEIAREGGIPLLVEIIESGSQRGKENAASILLQLCLHSSKFCTLVLQEGAVPPLVALSQSGTPRAKEKAQQLLSHFRNQREGATGKGKT from the exons ATGCAAATAG GTCAAACGGATACAGCATCAGTGAGATGTCTTGTCAACAGCATTTCTCGATTCATTCACCTGGTTTCTTGCCAAACAGTGAAATCTGTGCCCTTTCAGAAGATCTGTAATAATATGGTTGGGGTATTAAAGCGCTTGAAGCCGGTGCTTGATGACGTTACAGATTACAAAATTTCTTTAGATGAAAATCTATGTAAAGCGTGTGAACAATTGGATTTACGGGTTAATGAAGCTAGAGATGTCATAGAAAAATGGGGTCCAAAAATGAGCAAGATTCACAGT GTTTTGCAAAGTGGGACATTGTTGATCAAGTTGCAGAGCACTTCACTTGATATTTGTCACATGATAGTTAGATCCTTACCATCACCACCATCTGCATCAGTTTTGGCTAATCTTCAG CTCTATATCCAGGAAGTTCAGTGTCTCAAGAAGGAAACAGCAATGGTCTATATAGAAGAAGCGCTAAGAAAACAAAGAGATAATATGGAACCTTGCCGTGAACATCTAAAACAAATTATTGAGTTACTTAACTTGACTTCAGACCAGGAGCTTTTGAAAGAATGTATTGCTGTGGAAAAGGAAAGGTTGAACGCTGAAGTCAATAAAATGAAAGGGGACATGGTAGAAATTAATGAAATCGTAAATCTTGTCCGCAATGTATGTGATTATGTCATGACAACTGAGTGCCCTGTAATCAAGAGTGGTGTCTCAGTCCCTTCATACTTCCGCTGTCCATTATCTTCGGAACTCATGCTGGATCCTGTTATTGTGGCTTCAGGTCAAACATATGAGAGGCAATCCATCCAAAAGTGGCTTGATCATGGGCTAACTGTTTGTCCCAGGACTCGTCAGACACTTGCTCATTCAATTCTTACTCCCAATTATACTGTCAAAGCTATGATAGCGAAGTGGTGCGAGGAAAATAATATCAAACTTTTCTCTAACTCTGAGCATAATAATTCTGCCCGTATCACATCCCCCTCAAATTGTTTATTGCCTCAAGATGGTTTTGGCTCTTCACCAAGCAGCAATTCAATTTCAAGATCATCTCTTCAAACTGTAAATTCATTTGAGAAACAAAAGGGTGATAACTCTTTCAGATTACGTGGAGAATACAATGGATGCCAAAGGGAAACAACAGAAAAGT TTTCAAAAGACGTCTCAGGGATATCCAATAAGCTTCAGAATGTGTATGTATTGTCTGGAGAAATCATAAATGTGTGTCATGCTTCTCCTGGCCAAAAACAATCAGGGATATCTCCTTGGTTATCTGGAAAGCAATTTGAAATCCCTGGATCAAATGTAGGAGCACGGGAGAATGGAAATAATTATAATAGTAATACCAATGATAGTCGCGCAAGAGTTGATTCCCATCCTGTTTTGAATTCAGGATCAGATGAATTAACCACCTCATCTCATGTCAATAAATTGATTGAAGAACTTCACAGCCAATCAATTGAAGCACAAACTACTGCTGCAGAAGAATTGAGGCTCCTTACAAAGAATAACATGGAAAATCGTATCATTGTAGGGAAGTGTGGGGCTGTAACGCCATTAATTTCTCTGCTATATTCAGACGTGAAGATAATACAAGTACATGCTGTGACAGCTCTGCTGAATTTGTCAATTAGTGAAGACAACAAGGCCTTGATTATGGAGGCAGGAGCCATAGAACCTCTTATCCATGTTTTGAAGACAGGAAATGATGGAGCCAAGGAAAATTCTGCGGCAGCTCTATTCAGCCTCTCTGTAATGGAGAACAATAAGGCAAAAATTGGCCGTTCTGGTGCAGTTAAAGCTTTGGTGGATCTTCTCGCCTCAGGAACTCTCAGAGGAAAGAAGGATGCTGCTACTGCTTTATTTAACCTTTCAATATTTCACGAGAATAAAGCTCGCATAGTTCAAGCTGGAGCTGTGAAATTTCTGGTCCAGTTAATGAATACTGCTGATGGAATGGTGGACAAGGCTGTGGCACTTCTGTCAAACCTGTCAACAATAACCGAGGGCCGATCAGAAATTGCTAGGGAAGGTGGCATCCCCTTACTAGTTGAGATTATTGAATCAGGTTCTCAGAGAGGAAAGGAAAATGCTGCCTCCATTCTCTTGCAATTATGCCTTCATAGTTCCAAGTTCTGTACTCTAGTTTTGCAAGAAGGAGCTGTACCTCCGTTAGTTGCGTTATCTCAATCTGGTACACCAAGGGCAAAGGAAAAG GCACAACAGCTTCTCAGTCATTTTCGTAATCAGCGGGAAGGAGCTACTGGGAAGGGAAAAACATGA